A window of the Haloarcula litorea genome harbors these coding sequences:
- a CDS encoding methylaspartate mutase subunit E — protein sequence MPTDSTLSPDQLQRIANDLRDDWPTGRAVDFEEAVDFHESLPREKRFAPVLESADRPLLQPRAGVPCLEDQIDLLRYLQEEGGADLLPTTIDSYTRDNEYEKAEEGLAASRNGAADELNGFPAVNHGVEDCRRLVRALDAPIEVRHGTPDARLLAMVTLAGGFQSFEGGPISYNIPYTKRHDLATTIEHWQFVDRLCGAYTERGVTINREPFGPLTGTLVPPCIAIAVMLVEGQLAATQGVRSLTLGYGQVGNLVQDVAALRALRALGEEYLPDEVTVTTVFHEWMGGFPPDEARANGVISLGGATAAVARPDKVITKSPQEFQGVPTKEANAAGLRTTRQLIDMMIEQDIDLNGIEEERRLIERATRALMDAIYDAGDGDVARGIVRAFDAGTMDVPFAPSDAAEGAVLPARDDDGRVRIFEFGDLALPDEIRETHAALLGERARTEGRDQSFRMVADDVDAISEGRLIGRPNGGDPTGGASDAD from the coding sequence ATGCCGACAGACAGCACGCTCTCGCCCGACCAGCTACAGCGCATCGCGAACGACCTGCGGGACGACTGGCCGACCGGACGAGCGGTGGATTTCGAGGAGGCCGTCGACTTCCACGAGTCCCTCCCGCGCGAGAAGCGGTTCGCGCCGGTCCTGGAGTCGGCCGACCGCCCGCTGCTCCAGCCGCGGGCCGGCGTCCCCTGCCTGGAGGACCAGATCGACCTCCTGCGGTACCTGCAGGAGGAGGGCGGCGCGGACCTCCTCCCGACGACCATCGACTCGTACACGCGGGACAACGAGTACGAGAAGGCCGAGGAGGGCCTGGCGGCCTCGCGCAACGGCGCGGCGGACGAGCTCAACGGCTTCCCGGCGGTCAACCACGGCGTCGAGGACTGTCGCCGCCTCGTTCGGGCGCTGGACGCCCCCATCGAGGTGCGCCACGGGACGCCCGACGCCCGCCTGCTGGCGATGGTCACCCTCGCGGGGGGGTTCCAGTCCTTCGAGGGCGGTCCCATCTCGTACAACATCCCCTACACCAAGCGCCACGACCTCGCGACGACGATCGAGCACTGGCAGTTCGTCGACCGGCTCTGTGGGGCCTACACCGAGCGGGGCGTCACGATCAACCGCGAGCCGTTCGGCCCGCTGACCGGGACCCTCGTCCCGCCGTGTATCGCCATCGCGGTGATGCTCGTCGAGGGCCAGCTCGCGGCCACCCAGGGCGTGCGCTCGCTCACGCTGGGCTACGGCCAGGTCGGCAACCTCGTCCAGGACGTGGCCGCGCTGCGGGCGCTGCGGGCGCTTGGCGAGGAGTACCTCCCCGACGAGGTGACGGTCACGACCGTCTTCCACGAGTGGATGGGCGGGTTTCCGCCCGACGAGGCCCGCGCCAACGGCGTCATCAGCCTCGGCGGCGCGACGGCGGCGGTCGCACGGCCCGACAAGGTCATCACGAAGTCGCCCCAGGAGTTCCAGGGGGTCCCGACCAAGGAGGCCAACGCCGCGGGCCTGCGCACCACGAGGCAGCTCATCGACATGATGATCGAGCAGGACATCGACCTCAACGGGATCGAGGAGGAGCGGCGACTGATCGAGCGGGCGACCCGCGCCCTGATGGACGCGATCTACGACGCCGGGGACGGCGACGTGGCCCGGGGAATCGTCCGGGCGTTCGACGCGGGGACGATGGACGTGCCCTTCGCCCCGAGCGACGCGGCCGAGGGCGCGGTGCTACCCGCCCGGGACGACGACGGCCGCGTGCGCATCTTCGAGTTCGGCGACCTCGCGCTCCCCGACGAGATCCGCGAGACTCACGCGGCCCTGCTGGGCGAACGCGCCCGCACGGAGGGGCGCGACCAGTCGTTCCGGATGGTCGCCGACGACGTCGACGCCATCAGCGAGGGGCGGCTCATCGGCCGTCCGAACGGCGGCGACCCCACCGGGGGTGCCAGCGATGCGGATTGA
- the mct gene encoding succinyl-CoA:mesaconate CoA-transferase has translation MGALDDLRVLDLTQVLAGPYCTMLLADMGADVVKVERPGGDMIRSNPPYVADSDDEAYGGYFQSVNRGKRSLELDLRTDEDRAAFLSLVERADVVVENFKAGTMERFDCGYETLREHNPQLIYSSIRGFGDPRTGETERQGQPSFDLIAQALGGVMEITGPEDGPPTKVGPGVGDIFTAALNAVGVLAAVHHRERTGEGQYVDTAMYDAMVSLAERSIYQYSCDGEAPTRQGNSHPTLFPYDAFETADGHAVVAAFNDRHWETLCAAMDRPGLAADYPDAAARLDDRERLRAEIADWTRDQTTAELVERLDGRVPAAPVQDASDVFEDPHVHGREMLADVAQPGAAEPMTVAGSPIKMTETNPRPRGRAPLLDEHREEILGEGETETDAGRTGAESD, from the coding sequence ATGGGTGCGCTCGACGACCTGCGGGTCCTCGACCTGACACAGGTCCTCGCCGGACCGTACTGCACGATGCTGCTCGCGGACATGGGCGCGGACGTAGTGAAGGTCGAGCGCCCCGGCGGGGACATGATCCGCTCGAACCCGCCGTACGTCGCGGACAGCGACGACGAGGCCTACGGCGGCTACTTCCAGAGCGTCAACCGCGGCAAGCGGTCGCTGGAGCTGGACCTCCGGACCGACGAGGACCGCGCGGCGTTCCTCTCGCTCGTCGAGCGCGCGGACGTGGTGGTCGAGAACTTCAAGGCCGGCACGATGGAGCGGTTCGACTGCGGCTACGAGACGCTCCGGGAGCACAACCCACAGTTGATCTACTCCTCCATCCGCGGGTTCGGCGACCCGCGGACCGGCGAGACCGAGCGACAGGGCCAGCCCTCCTTCGACCTCATCGCGCAGGCGCTGGGCGGCGTGATGGAGATCACCGGCCCCGAGGACGGGCCGCCGACGAAGGTCGGCCCCGGCGTCGGCGACATCTTCACCGCGGCGCTGAACGCCGTCGGCGTCCTCGCGGCGGTCCACCACCGCGAGCGGACCGGCGAGGGCCAGTACGTCGACACCGCGATGTACGACGCGATGGTGTCGCTGGCCGAGCGGTCGATCTACCAGTACTCCTGTGACGGCGAGGCCCCGACGCGCCAGGGCAACTCCCACCCGACGCTGTTCCCCTACGACGCCTTCGAGACGGCGGACGGCCACGCCGTCGTCGCGGCGTTCAACGACCGCCACTGGGAGACGCTGTGTGCGGCGATGGACCGCCCGGGCCTCGCCGCCGACTACCCGGACGCGGCGGCGCGACTCGACGACCGCGAGCGCCTGCGCGCCGAGATCGCCGACTGGACGCGCGACCAGACCACGGCGGAACTCGTCGAGCGACTCGACGGCCGCGTCCCGGCCGCGCCCGTTCAGGACGCGAGCGACGTCTTCGAGGACCCCCACGTCCACGGGCGGGAGATGCTCGCGGACGTGGCCCAGCCGGGCGCGGCCGAGCCGATGACCGTCGCCGGCAGCCCAATCAAGATGACCGAGACGAACCCCCGGCCGCGTGGCCGCGCGCCGCTGCTGGACGAACACCGCGAGGAGATCCTCGGCGAGGGCGAGACGGAGACCGACGCGGGACGGACCGGCGCGGAGAGCGACTGA
- the glmS gene encoding methylaspartate mutase subunit S, which yields MPRTVVLGVIGSDAHVVGITILEQALSAAGFEVENLGVQTSQAEFVDAAKATDAEAVLVSSLYGHARQDCEGFHDRLEAAGLDVLTYVGGNLAVGQDDFEATRERFREMGFDRVFDAETDPEEAIADLRRDLEITATEPEQVRVDG from the coding sequence ATGCCCCGAACCGTCGTCCTCGGCGTGATCGGCTCCGACGCGCACGTCGTCGGTATCACGATTCTCGAGCAGGCGCTCTCGGCCGCTGGCTTCGAGGTGGAGAACCTCGGCGTCCAGACCTCGCAGGCCGAGTTCGTCGACGCGGCGAAAGCCACGGACGCCGAGGCGGTACTGGTCTCCTCGCTGTACGGGCACGCCCGGCAGGACTGCGAGGGGTTCCACGACCGGCTGGAGGCGGCGGGTCTGGACGTCCTGACCTACGTCGGCGGTAACCTCGCCGTCGGCCAGGACGACTTCGAGGCCACGCGCGAGCGGTTCCGCGAGATGGGGTTCGACCGCGTCTTCGACGCGGAGACCGACCCCGAGGAGGCCATCGCGGACCTCCGGCGCGACCTCGAGATCACCGCGACCGAGCCCGAGCAGGTCAGGGTCGACGGGTGA